A genome region from Variovorax paradoxus includes the following:
- a CDS encoding UDP-2,3-diacylglucosamine diphosphatase: MSSTVANPLFPELVAPPAWRTVDLISDLHLQAGEPATFAAWQGYLQTTPADALIILGDLFEVWVGDDSTAEPGFEAQCAELLRRTAQRLPVFFMHGNRDFLVGPALATQCNITLLDDPTVLVLHGQRWLLSHGDILCLEDTDYLKFRAQVRTPEWQSAFLARPLEERRALARSMRVQSEDRKRNPSTVWADVDTDAARQWLRQSGAHTLVHGHTHRPAHHDLGDGLHRLVLSDWDAAAHPPRAQLLCLSTAGAQRVDLR; encoded by the coding sequence ATGAGCAGCACGGTGGCGAACCCGCTTTTTCCCGAGCTGGTGGCCCCACCCGCGTGGCGCACCGTCGACCTGATCTCCGACCTGCATCTTCAGGCCGGAGAACCCGCCACCTTCGCGGCCTGGCAGGGCTACCTGCAGACCACGCCGGCTGACGCGCTCATCATCCTCGGCGACCTGTTCGAGGTATGGGTCGGCGACGACTCCACCGCCGAGCCGGGCTTCGAGGCGCAATGCGCCGAACTGCTGCGCCGCACCGCGCAGCGGCTGCCGGTGTTCTTCATGCACGGCAATCGCGACTTCCTGGTCGGGCCCGCACTGGCGACGCAATGCAACATCACGTTGCTCGACGACCCGACGGTGCTGGTGCTGCACGGCCAGCGCTGGCTGCTGAGCCATGGCGACATCCTCTGCCTCGAGGACACCGACTACCTCAAGTTCCGCGCACAGGTGCGCACGCCCGAGTGGCAGTCTGCGTTTCTCGCGCGTCCGCTCGAGGAGCGCCGCGCGCTGGCACGCTCGATGCGCGTGCAGAGCGAAGACCGCAAGCGCAACCCCTCGACCGTCTGGGCCGATGTCGACACCGACGCGGCCCGCCAGTGGCTGCGCCAGTCTGGCGCCCATACGCTGGTGCACGGCCACACCCACCGCCCTGCCCATCACGACCTGGGCGACGGCCTGCACCGACTCGTGCTGAGCGACTGGGACGCCGCAGCGCACCCGCCGCGCGCGCAGCTGCTGTGCCTTTCCACGGCCGGCGCCCAGCGCGTCGACCTGCGCTGA
- a CDS encoding zinc-dependent peptidase, whose protein sequence is MFKWLRRLRALPPIPEAAWQAVLKRYTFLGALPETDRRHLRTLTAEFLRDKEFHGAKGFTITNEVALAIAAQAVLPVLHLKGGLDWYDDFVGIVVHRSEVVARRKVVDEAQVVHEYGEVVAGEAMDRGPVMLSWDDVLASSITSERGYNVVIHEFAHKIDMRGGDANGCPPLPPGFAASRGNREARAAWLAVLEPAYQDFREKTIVAERFGGEPPWLDDYGATSLSEFFAVACEAYFVNRPNFARDFPAVLAMFDEFFLSKVA, encoded by the coding sequence ATGTTCAAGTGGCTGCGCCGGCTGCGCGCCCTGCCCCCGATCCCCGAAGCCGCCTGGCAGGCGGTGCTCAAGCGCTACACCTTCCTGGGCGCCCTGCCCGAGACCGACCGACGACACCTTCGCACGCTCACCGCCGAATTCCTGCGCGACAAGGAATTCCATGGCGCCAAGGGCTTCACCATCACCAACGAAGTGGCGCTGGCCATCGCCGCGCAGGCCGTGCTGCCCGTGCTGCACCTCAAGGGCGGCCTCGACTGGTACGACGATTTCGTCGGCATCGTGGTTCACCGGTCCGAAGTCGTGGCGAGGCGCAAGGTGGTCGACGAGGCCCAGGTCGTGCACGAGTACGGCGAAGTCGTGGCCGGCGAGGCCATGGACCGCGGCCCCGTCATGCTGAGCTGGGACGACGTGCTGGCCAGCAGCATCACCAGCGAGCGCGGCTACAACGTGGTGATCCACGAGTTCGCCCACAAGATCGACATGCGCGGTGGCGACGCCAACGGCTGCCCGCCGCTGCCGCCCGGCTTTGCCGCCAGCCGCGGCAACCGCGAAGCCCGTGCGGCGTGGCTTGCGGTGCTCGAACCGGCCTACCAGGACTTTCGCGAAAAGACCATCGTGGCGGAACGATTCGGTGGGGAGCCGCCGTGGCTCGACGACTACGGCGCAACCTCCCTCAGCGAGTTCTTCGCGGTCGCCTGCGAGGCCTATTTCGTGAACCGCCCGAACTTCGCCCGCGACTTCCCCGCGGTGCTCGCGATGTTCGATGAATTCTTTCTGTCTAAAGTAGCCTGA
- a CDS encoding aspartate kinase gives MALIVHKYGGTSMGSTERIKNVAKRVAKWARAGHQMIVVPSAMSGETNRLLGLAKELAPSKPGVAHSRELDMLASTGEQASSALLAIALQAEGVESVSYAGWQVSVRTDSSYTKARIESIDDARVMADLNAGKVVVITGFQGVDDDGNITTLGRGGSDTSAVAIAAAMKANECLIYTDVDGVYTTDPRVEPDARRLTTVSFEEMLEMASLGSKVLQIRSVEFAGKYKVPLRVLSSFTPWDIDINEEAKSGTLITFEEDENMEQAVVSGIAFNRDEAKISVLGVPDKPGIAYHILGAVADANIEVDVIIQNLSKDGKTDFSFTVHRNEYAKTVDLLQSKVMPSLGATEIVGDTKICKVSIVGIGMRSHVGVASKMFRVLSEEGINIQMISTSEIKTSVVIDEKYMELAVRALHKAFDLDQPSA, from the coding sequence ATGGCATTGATCGTTCACAAATACGGCGGTACGTCGATGGGCTCGACCGAGCGCATCAAGAATGTCGCCAAGCGCGTCGCCAAGTGGGCGCGTGCCGGCCACCAGATGATCGTGGTTCCGAGCGCCATGAGCGGCGAAACCAACCGCCTGCTCGGCCTGGCGAAGGAGTTGGCGCCCAGCAAACCGGGCGTGGCCCACAGCCGCGAACTCGACATGCTGGCGTCGACCGGCGAACAGGCTTCTTCGGCGCTGCTGGCCATCGCGCTGCAGGCCGAAGGCGTCGAGTCCGTGAGCTACGCAGGCTGGCAGGTTTCGGTGCGTACCGACAGCTCGTACACCAAGGCCCGCATCGAAAGCATCGACGACGCGCGCGTCATGGCCGACCTGAATGCCGGCAAAGTCGTGGTCATCACCGGTTTCCAGGGCGTGGACGACGATGGCAACATCACCACGCTGGGCCGTGGCGGCAGCGACACTTCCGCCGTGGCCATTGCCGCGGCCATGAAGGCGAACGAATGCCTGATCTACACCGACGTGGACGGCGTCTACACGACCGACCCGCGCGTCGAGCCCGACGCACGCCGCCTCACCACGGTGAGCTTCGAAGAGATGCTCGAGATGGCGAGCCTGGGCTCCAAGGTGCTGCAGATCCGCTCGGTGGAATTCGCCGGCAAGTACAAGGTCCCGCTGCGCGTGCTCTCGAGCTTCACGCCTTGGGACATCGACATCAATGAAGAGGCCAAGTCCGGCACGCTGATCACTTTCGAGGAAGACGAAAACATGGAACAAGCCGTCGTATCCGGCATCGCATTCAATCGCGACGAAGCCAAGATCTCGGTGCTCGGCGTACCCGACAAGCCCGGCATCGCCTACCACATCCTCGGCGCTGTTGCGGACGCCAACATCGAAGTCGATGTGATCATCCAGAACCTGAGCAAGGACGGCAAGACCGACTTCAGCTTCACGGTGCATCGCAACGAATACGCGAAGACGGTCGATCTGCTCCAGTCGAAGGTGATGCCGTCGCTGGGTGCCACTGAAATCGTGGGCGACACCAAGATCTGCAAGGTGAGCATCGTGGGCATCGGCATGCGCAGCCACGTGGGTGTGGCAAGCAAGATGTTCCGCGTGCTGAGTGAAGAGGGCATCAACATCCAGATGATCTCGACCAGCGAGATCAAGACCTCGGTCGTGATCGATGAGAAATACATGGAACTCGCCGTGCGCGCGTTGCATAAAGCCTTCGATCTCGACCAACCGAGCGCATAA
- the cysS gene encoding cysteine--tRNA ligase, translating into MSLRIYNTLSRELEEFSPLHPGQVRMYVCGMTVYDYCHLGHARSMIAFDVVQRWLKVSGYGVTYVRNITDIDDKIIRRAVENGESIRALTDRMIDALHEDADALGIERPTHEPRATDYIPQMLSMIGTLEKKGLAYRSDNGDVNYAVRKFPGYGKLSGKSIDELHAGERVAVLDGKDDPLDPVLWKSAKASEPEEVKWASEFGPGRPGWHIECSAMACELLGETLDIHGGGEDLQFPHHENEIAQSEGANDKPLANYWMHNGFIVTDNEKMSKSLGNFFLIRDVLKKYDAETIRFFVLRAHYRRPLNYSDVHLDDARASLKRLYTALDLVTPADVKIDWTDAYAARFKAAMDEDFATPEAVAVLFDLAGEVNRTQSAAQAGLLKALGGCVQILQDDPKAFLRAGATLDEATIQGRIDARAAAKAAKDFAEADRIRQELLEQGIVLKDSPTGTTWAAAQ; encoded by the coding sequence ATGAGTCTGCGCATCTACAACACGCTGTCGCGTGAATTGGAGGAATTCTCCCCATTGCATCCCGGACAGGTGCGCATGTACGTTTGCGGCATGACGGTGTACGACTACTGCCACCTCGGCCACGCGCGCTCGATGATCGCGTTCGACGTGGTGCAGCGCTGGCTCAAGGTGAGCGGCTACGGCGTGACCTACGTGCGCAACATCACCGACATCGACGACAAGATCATCCGCCGGGCCGTGGAGAACGGGGAGAGCATCCGCGCGCTGACCGACCGCATGATCGACGCGCTGCATGAGGACGCGGACGCGCTCGGCATCGAGCGCCCCACGCACGAGCCGCGCGCCACCGACTACATCCCGCAGATGCTCTCGATGATCGGCACGCTCGAGAAGAAGGGCCTCGCCTATCGCTCGGACAACGGCGACGTGAACTACGCGGTGCGCAAGTTTCCCGGCTACGGCAAGCTCAGCGGCAAGTCGATCGACGAACTGCATGCGGGTGAGCGCGTGGCCGTGCTCGACGGCAAGGACGATCCGCTCGATCCCGTGCTCTGGAAGAGTGCGAAGGCCAGCGAACCTGAGGAAGTGAAGTGGGCCAGCGAGTTCGGTCCGGGACGCCCGGGTTGGCACATCGAGTGCTCGGCGATGGCATGCGAACTGCTCGGTGAGACGCTAGACATCCACGGCGGCGGCGAGGACCTGCAGTTTCCCCACCACGAGAACGAGATCGCGCAGAGCGAGGGCGCCAACGACAAGCCGCTCGCCAACTACTGGATGCACAACGGCTTCATCGTGACGGACAACGAGAAGATGTCCAAGAGCCTGGGCAACTTCTTCCTGATCCGCGATGTGCTCAAGAAGTACGACGCGGAGACCATCCGTTTCTTCGTGCTGCGCGCGCACTATCGCCGCCCGTTGAACTACAGCGACGTGCACCTCGACGACGCGCGGGCGTCGCTCAAGCGCCTGTACACGGCGCTCGACCTGGTGACGCCGGCCGACGTCAAGATCGACTGGACCGACGCCTACGCCGCGCGTTTCAAGGCGGCGATGGACGAAGACTTCGCCACGCCCGAGGCGGTTGCCGTGCTCTTCGACCTGGCGGGTGAAGTCAACCGCACGCAGTCGGCCGCGCAAGCCGGTCTGCTGAAGGCCCTGGGCGGCTGCGTGCAGATATTGCAGGACGACCCCAAGGCCTTCTTGCGCGCCGGCGCCACGCTCGACGAGGCCACCATCCAGGGCCGTATCGATGCCCGTGCTGCCGCCAAGGCCGCGAAGGACTTCGCCGAAGCCGATCGCATTCGCCAGGAACTCCTCGAGCAGGGCATCGTGCTCAAGGACTCGCCCACGGGAACGACCTGGGCGGCTGCGCAGTGA
- a CDS encoding acetyl-CoA carboxylase carboxyltransferase subunit alpha, whose translation MAKRTFLDFEQPIAELETKIEELRYVQTESAVDISEEIDQLGKKSQQLTKDIYSDLTPWQITKIARHPERPYTLDYVNEIFTDFVELHGDRHFSDDLSIVGGLARFNGVPCMVIGHQKGRDTKERTARNFGMSKPEGYRKALRLMKTAEKFKLPVFTFVDTPGAYPGIDAEERGQSEAIGRNIFEMAQLEVPIIVTIIGEGGSGGALAISVGDQLVMLQYSIYSVISPEGCASILWKTSEKAQEAADALGITAHRLKALGLVDKIVNEPVGGAHRDHRQMAAFLKRALNDAFRQVSDLKPKELLERRYERLQSYGRFNDTKADAGR comes from the coding sequence TTGGCGAAACGAACCTTCCTCGACTTCGAGCAGCCCATTGCTGAACTCGAAACCAAGATCGAAGAATTGCGTTATGTGCAGACCGAATCGGCGGTCGACATTTCTGAAGAAATCGATCAGCTCGGCAAGAAGAGCCAGCAACTCACCAAGGACATCTACAGCGACCTGACGCCGTGGCAGATCACCAAGATCGCACGGCATCCGGAGCGTCCCTACACGCTCGACTACGTCAACGAGATCTTCACCGATTTCGTCGAGCTTCACGGCGACCGGCATTTTTCGGATGACCTGTCGATCGTGGGCGGTCTCGCACGCTTCAACGGCGTACCGTGCATGGTGATCGGCCACCAGAAGGGCCGCGACACGAAGGAACGCACGGCGCGCAACTTCGGCATGAGCAAGCCGGAGGGATACCGCAAGGCCCTGCGTCTCATGAAGACGGCCGAGAAGTTCAAGCTCCCGGTGTTCACCTTCGTCGACACGCCTGGCGCGTATCCCGGCATCGACGCCGAAGAACGCGGCCAGTCCGAAGCCATTGGCCGCAACATCTTCGAGATGGCGCAGCTCGAGGTGCCGATCATCGTCACGATCATCGGTGAAGGTGGCTCCGGCGGCGCTCTGGCCATTTCGGTCGGCGACCAGCTCGTGATGCTCCAGTACTCGATCTACTCGGTCATCAGCCCCGAGGGCTGCGCTTCCATCCTGTGGAAGACCAGCGAGAAGGCGCAGGAAGCCGCCGATGCACTCGGCATCACGGCTCACCGCCTGAAGGCGCTGGGCCTGGTCGACAAGATCGTGAACGAACCCGTCGGTGGTGCGCACCGCGACCATCGCCAGATGGCGGCTTTCCTCAAGCGCGCACTCAACGATGCATTCCGCCAGGTCAGCGACCTCAAGCCGAAGGAGCTGCTGGAGCGCCGCTACGAGCGCCTGCAGAGCTACGGTCGTTTCAACGACACGAAGGCCGACGCCGGCAGGTAA
- a CDS encoding DNA-3-methyladenine glycosylase family protein yields the protein MPATRKSSVQIYTPDYWEEACKHLSKKDRVMKRLIPKFGDACLESRGDAFTTLARSVVGQQISVKAAQSVWDKFAALPRKLTPANVLKLKVDDMRAAGLSARKIEYLVDLALHFDSGMVHVDSWKDMADEHIIEELVAIRGIGRWTAEMFLIFHLMRPNVLPVDDLGLLNGISVNYFSGDPVSRSDARDVAVAWAPYCSVATWYIWRSLDPVPVAY from the coding sequence ATGCCTGCGACCCGTAAGTCGAGCGTACAGATCTACACGCCGGACTATTGGGAAGAGGCGTGCAAGCATCTTTCCAAGAAGGACCGCGTCATGAAGCGGCTGATTCCGAAGTTCGGAGATGCCTGCCTCGAGTCGCGCGGCGACGCCTTCACCACGCTCGCGCGCAGTGTGGTCGGCCAGCAGATCTCGGTGAAGGCCGCTCAGTCGGTGTGGGACAAGTTCGCCGCACTGCCGCGCAAGCTGACGCCGGCGAACGTGCTCAAGCTCAAGGTCGACGACATGCGCGCGGCCGGGCTGTCGGCACGCAAAATCGAGTACCTCGTCGACTTGGCGCTGCACTTCGACTCGGGCATGGTCCACGTCGATTCGTGGAAGGACATGGCCGATGAGCACATCATCGAGGAGCTCGTGGCCATCCGCGGCATCGGCCGCTGGACGGCCGAGATGTTCCTCATCTTCCACCTGATGCGGCCGAACGTGCTCCCGGTCGATGACCTGGGCCTGCTCAACGGCATCAGCGTCAACTATTTTTCGGGCGATCCGGTCAGCCGCAGCGATGCCCGCGACGTCGCCGTGGCCTGGGCGCCTTATTGCAGTGTGGCGACTTGGTATATTTGGCGATCGCTGGATCCCGTTCCAGTCGCGTACTAG
- a CDS encoding sensor histidine kinase has translation MSHRPAPLFANVVLLLSVALLCVIGAFFASMASVQQPGTLLHLTRADWQSEDASGFSKPSLQQDSAALPSSAWQQVELPFAPPIALLEQAGSASATRTTRTSWIRISTSDLPPTAAPLALYGARIKTDGTIAVYVDGQLVHRAQQQGPLWNSTRTPLWIELDHATAGGTPPHEVLLRLEHTRNAQVALSSLWIGPVESLRGRHGARQWLQQELPAMLSAAFMAVGVFALFVWFRRRDETGYLLFFNLAASSFMRGLHFYVSQPIANDWFAWLTVNALFWLVMVVHFFLRQLHGRPLRWLTWSVVATTTIIGFLTMPVLAIVQNTPQVTPLIYAVAALMGTMVCLVGGVSAWRCSNEGRLVAVGIGICVLLGATDWLLQNNFISPEGWYLGAYTNAVTFSVFGALMYRRYVHAIGEVEELNQSLAERLRRREAELQLSHQKLREIERLQTISAERQRLMQDMHDGLGSSLISAIRSVEGGGMSDDKVSQILKSCLDDLKLTLDSLEPIEADLLLLLATLRYRLEPRLEGTGVSLRWEVQELPALEWLDPSSALHILRIVQESISNILRHTRATEIRVGTSMAGAGVQVTIEDNGQGFDVQRVTVDPTASGRGLQNQRRRAQAIHGVVNWESKPTGTRFVLWLPLHRVAHAA, from the coding sequence TTGAGCCATCGCCCGGCACCGCTGTTCGCCAATGTGGTGCTCCTGCTGTCGGTTGCGCTGCTGTGCGTCATCGGCGCATTCTTCGCATCGATGGCGAGCGTGCAGCAGCCCGGAACGCTGCTGCATCTGACACGGGCAGACTGGCAGTCCGAAGATGCCTCGGGGTTCTCGAAGCCCTCCCTGCAACAGGACAGCGCCGCCCTCCCCTCCAGCGCCTGGCAACAGGTCGAACTGCCGTTCGCGCCACCTATCGCCCTGCTGGAGCAGGCGGGATCCGCTTCCGCCACCAGGACGACCCGCACTTCCTGGATCAGGATTTCCACGAGCGACCTGCCCCCCACTGCAGCGCCCCTCGCGCTCTATGGCGCGCGGATCAAGACCGACGGGACCATTGCGGTCTATGTCGATGGCCAGCTGGTCCATCGGGCGCAGCAGCAGGGGCCGCTGTGGAACAGCACCCGCACGCCGCTGTGGATCGAACTCGACCATGCCACCGCTGGTGGCACGCCGCCGCATGAAGTGCTGCTGCGGCTCGAGCACACGCGAAATGCGCAGGTCGCACTGTCCTCGCTGTGGATCGGCCCCGTCGAGTCTCTGCGTGGTCGCCATGGCGCGCGCCAATGGCTCCAACAGGAACTGCCTGCGATGCTCAGCGCAGCCTTCATGGCCGTGGGCGTGTTCGCGCTATTCGTGTGGTTCAGGCGCCGCGATGAAACGGGCTACCTGCTGTTCTTCAACCTCGCGGCCAGCTCCTTCATGCGCGGGCTCCATTTCTATGTGAGCCAGCCGATCGCCAACGACTGGTTCGCCTGGCTGACCGTCAACGCGCTCTTCTGGCTGGTGATGGTGGTTCACTTCTTCCTTCGGCAACTGCACGGCCGGCCGCTCAGGTGGCTGACCTGGAGCGTCGTCGCGACGACCACCATCATCGGCTTCCTCACCATGCCCGTGCTGGCGATCGTTCAGAACACGCCGCAGGTCACGCCGCTGATCTACGCAGTTGCGGCGCTGATGGGCACGATGGTGTGCCTGGTGGGCGGTGTCAGTGCATGGCGCTGCTCCAACGAAGGGCGGCTGGTGGCGGTGGGCATCGGCATCTGCGTATTGCTGGGTGCCACCGACTGGCTGCTGCAGAACAACTTCATCAGCCCGGAAGGCTGGTACCTGGGGGCGTACACCAACGCCGTCACCTTCAGCGTGTTCGGGGCGCTGATGTACCGCCGCTACGTCCACGCCATCGGCGAGGTCGAGGAACTCAACCAGAGTCTCGCCGAGCGCCTGCGCAGGCGGGAGGCCGAGTTGCAGCTCAGCCACCAGAAGCTGCGCGAGATCGAGCGGCTGCAGACCATCAGCGCCGAGCGCCAGCGCCTGATGCAGGACATGCACGACGGACTCGGCTCGTCGCTGATCAGTGCCATCCGCTCCGTGGAAGGCGGCGGCATGAGCGACGACAAGGTCTCGCAGATTCTCAAGAGCTGCCTTGACGACCTGAAGCTCACGCTCGATTCGCTGGAGCCGATCGAGGCCGACCTGCTGCTGCTGCTCGCCACGCTGCGCTATCGGCTGGAGCCACGGCTCGAAGGCACCGGCGTGTCGCTGCGCTGGGAAGTACAGGAACTGCCCGCACTGGAATGGCTCGACCCGTCGAGCGCATTGCACATCCTGCGCATCGTGCAGGAGAGCATCTCGAACATCCTGCGCCACACACGCGCCACGGAAATTCGCGTAGGCACGTCGATGGCCGGCGCAGGTGTGCAGGTGACGATCGAGGACAACGGACAGGGCTTCGACGTGCAGCGCGTGACGGTCGATCCGACGGCATCGGGGCGCGGCCTGCAGAACCAGCGTCGGCGGGCGCAGGCCATACACGGCGTGGTGAACTGGGAATCGAAGCCCACGGGAACGCGCTTCGTGCTGTGGCTGCCGTTGCACCGGGTGGCTCACGCAGCTTGA
- a CDS encoding peptidylprolyl isomerase — protein MTIHALQKFSRRGALALAAAFAFTAGAHAQTAAPRVKLATSAGDIVVELDAAKAPKSVENFLQYVKDKHYDGTVFHRVIDGFMIQGGGFTADMQQKPTRAPIPLEASNGLKNDRYTIAMARTGNPNSATSQFFINVKNNDSLNAPNPDGYGYAVFGKVVAGTDVVDKIRTVSTGNKGGMQNVPLEAVTIKSATLLAK, from the coding sequence TTGACCATTCACGCATTGCAGAAGTTCAGCCGCCGCGGCGCCCTCGCGCTGGCCGCCGCATTCGCCTTCACCGCCGGCGCCCACGCGCAAACGGCCGCTCCGCGCGTCAAGCTGGCCACGTCGGCCGGCGACATCGTGGTCGAACTCGACGCCGCGAAGGCCCCCAAGTCGGTCGAGAACTTCCTGCAGTACGTCAAGGACAAGCACTACGACGGCACGGTGTTCCACCGCGTCATCGACGGCTTCATGATCCAGGGCGGCGGCTTCACCGCCGACATGCAGCAGAAGCCCACGCGCGCGCCCATTCCGCTCGAGGCGAGCAACGGCCTGAAGAACGACAGGTACACGATCGCGATGGCCCGCACCGGCAATCCGAATTCCGCGACGTCGCAGTTCTTCATCAACGTGAAGAACAACGACTCGCTCAACGCCCCCAACCCGGACGGCTACGGCTACGCCGTGTTCGGAAAGGTCGTCGCCGGGACCGACGTGGTCGACAAGATCCGCACCGTGTCCACCGGCAACAAGGGTGGCATGCAGAACGTGCCGCTCGAGGCCGTCACCATCAAGTCCGCCACGCTGCTGGCGAAGTAA
- the tilS gene encoding tRNA lysidine(34) synthetase TilS has product MNSAFERAMAAFEPAHWPLAVGFSGGADSTALLAACAARWPEQVLAFHVHHGLQAAADDFERHCRTVCERLGVPLRVHRVDARHAPGDSPEDAARRARYEAFAEMAYGEGASPAVESIALGHHADDQVETLMLALSRGAGLPGLAAMPACIRRNGLDVHRPLLAVSGAEIRAWLDVHELPWIDDPTNGDERYTRNRIRAVLLPALAQVFPQFRATFARSVGHAAQAQQLLGDLAEQDLATVGDPPRIAALQVLSRARQANVLRHWLMHSHGCGPSAAQLAQLLDQVRACTTRGHRIHLKVGGGFAEREGDFLHWYNAPPSPKTSL; this is encoded by the coding sequence ATGAACTCCGCTTTCGAACGCGCCATGGCCGCGTTCGAGCCGGCGCATTGGCCGCTGGCAGTGGGGTTCAGCGGCGGAGCCGACTCGACCGCGTTGCTCGCCGCCTGCGCAGCGCGCTGGCCGGAACAGGTGCTGGCCTTTCACGTGCACCACGGGCTGCAGGCCGCGGCCGACGACTTCGAACGCCATTGCCGTACCGTATGCGAACGCCTTGGCGTTCCGCTGCGTGTTCATCGGGTCGATGCACGTCACGCACCGGGAGACAGTCCCGAAGATGCGGCCCGCCGCGCCCGCTATGAGGCTTTCGCCGAGATGGCATATGGAGAAGGGGCCTCGCCGGCTGTCGAATCCATCGCGCTGGGCCACCACGCCGACGATCAGGTCGAAACGCTGATGCTGGCGCTTTCGCGCGGTGCGGGGCTGCCGGGCTTGGCAGCCATGCCGGCGTGCATTCGGCGCAATGGACTGGACGTCCATCGGCCGCTGCTGGCAGTCTCGGGCGCCGAGATTCGGGCGTGGCTCGATGTCCACGAATTGCCCTGGATCGACGACCCGACCAATGGCGACGAACGCTACACCCGCAACCGGATTCGCGCCGTGCTGTTGCCGGCCCTGGCGCAAGTGTTCCCGCAGTTCCGCGCCACCTTTGCGCGCAGCGTCGGTCACGCAGCGCAGGCGCAGCAACTGCTCGGCGACCTGGCCGAGCAAGACTTGGCAACGGTAGGCGATCCGCCGCGCATTGCCGCACTGCAGGTGCTTTCGCGCGCCCGGCAGGCCAATGTGCTGCGCCACTGGCTGATGCATTCGCATGGCTGCGGGCCCAGTGCCGCCCAGCTCGCGCAACTGCTCGACCAGGTCCGTGCATGCACCACGCGGGGGCACCGCATCCATCTCAAGGTGGGAGGCGGCTTTGCGGAGCGGGAGGGCGATTTCCTGCATTGGTACAATGCCCCGCCCTCGCCGAAGACTTCGCTCTGA
- a CDS encoding tetratricopeptide repeat protein — protein MKHAAFSRLSIAFALLFSLWGSAAQANEYDDVNTLLRQGKSAEALAKADTYIAGKPRDPQMRFLRGVILTEQNKQAEAITAFTQLTQDFPELSEPYNNLAALYASQSKFDQARAALEQAIKLNPNYATAHENLGDVYARLAAQEYVRAQQFASTNSSVAPKLVLIRQIFTSKTEAEAAALPAAPPVIRKPVGRTSK, from the coding sequence ATGAAGCACGCCGCGTTCTCCAGACTCTCCATTGCCTTCGCCCTGCTGTTCAGCCTGTGGGGCTCCGCCGCACAGGCCAACGAGTACGACGACGTCAACACATTGCTGCGCCAGGGCAAGTCCGCTGAAGCGCTGGCCAAGGCCGACACCTACATCGCCGGCAAGCCGCGCGACCCGCAGATGCGCTTCCTGCGCGGCGTGATCCTCACCGAGCAGAACAAGCAGGCCGAGGCCATCACCGCATTCACGCAACTCACGCAGGACTTCCCCGAGCTGTCCGAGCCCTACAACAACCTGGCCGCGTTGTATGCGTCGCAAAGCAAGTTCGACCAGGCCCGCGCAGCGCTCGAGCAGGCCATCAAGCTCAACCCCAACTACGCCACGGCGCACGAGAATCTCGGCGACGTGTACGCCCGCCTCGCAGCCCAGGAATACGTGCGTGCGCAGCAGTTCGCCAGCACCAATTCGAGCGTGGCGCCCAAGCTCGTGCTGATCCGCCAGATCTTCACTTCCAAGACCGAGGCCGAGGCCGCCGCCCTGCCCGCGGCGCCACCGGTGATCCGCAAGCCGGTCGGCCGCACCAGCAAGTAA
- a CDS encoding peptidylprolyl isomerase, with protein MSNPQVELHIKNYGVITLELDAEKAPKSVENFVSYVKKGHYDNTVFHRVIPGFMVQGGGFEPGMKQKPTDAEIQNEANNGLKNDNYTVAMARTSAPHSATAQFFINVSDNGFLNHTAPSAQGWGYAVFGKVINGTDVVDKIKAVKTGRKGFHDDVPLEDVVIEKAVVIAE; from the coding sequence ATGAGCAACCCCCAAGTCGAACTGCACATCAAGAACTACGGCGTGATCACGCTCGAACTCGACGCCGAGAAGGCGCCGAAGTCGGTCGAGAACTTCGTCTCGTACGTGAAGAAGGGCCACTACGACAACACGGTGTTCCACCGCGTGATCCCCGGCTTCATGGTGCAGGGCGGCGGCTTCGAGCCCGGCATGAAGCAGAAGCCCACCGACGCCGAGATCCAGAACGAGGCCAACAACGGCCTGAAGAACGACAACTACACCGTCGCCATGGCCCGCACCAGCGCGCCGCACTCGGCAACGGCCCAGTTCTTCATCAATGTGTCCGACAACGGCTTCCTGAACCACACCGCCCCCTCGGCGCAAGGCTGGGGCTATGCCGTGTTCGGCAAGGTCATCAACGGCACCGACGTGGTCGACAAGATCAAGGCCGTGAAGACGGGCCGCAAGGGCTTCCACGACGACGTGCCGCTCGAGGACGTCGTGATCGAAAAGGCTGTCGTCATCGCCGAGTGA